A genome region from Akkermansiaceae bacterium includes the following:
- a CDS encoding DUF3313 family protein, producing MRAVLTVIAACIAFSSCGYEHAVVPATPTEFLTSTGTDTKARIARLPFEHSWRDPAVNITDYKNIVVRPVTLRHLNTDEWELSKSAGIPDRKAFEKRAATLAQHFTRQLDIAFSDPICVFYKTANTTKPNTLILEVALTHAHFPDKALSQIPVCGFEARVRDAKTGKLVSTASDRRGPDIHLSGTDTHITDNEEICSIWARQLMEASNKEIFSNVRRKIIAMD from the coding sequence ATGAGAGCCGTCCTAACAGTTATCGCAGCCTGCATCGCATTTTCCTCCTGCGGCTACGAACATGCCGTCGTGCCGGCAACCCCCACCGAGTTTCTCACATCCACTGGCACCGATACCAAGGCGCGCATCGCCCGCCTGCCATTTGAGCACTCATGGCGCGATCCTGCGGTCAACATCACCGACTACAAGAACATTGTCGTCCGCCCTGTGACACTGCGCCATCTCAATACTGACGAATGGGAACTCAGCAAATCCGCGGGAATTCCCGACCGCAAAGCCTTCGAGAAACGCGCCGCCACCCTCGCCCAGCATTTCACGCGGCAGCTCGACATCGCCTTTTCGGATCCCATCTGCGTATTCTACAAGACGGCGAACACCACAAAGCCCAACACCCTCATCCTTGAGGTGGCACTGACCCATGCGCACTTTCCGGACAAAGCCCTCTCGCAAATCCCCGTCTGCGGATTCGAAGCGCGCGTGCGCGATGCAAAGACCGGTAAGCTCGTTTCCACCGCATCCGACCGCCGCGGCCCCGACATCCACCTCAGCGGCACGGACACCCACATCACCGACAACGAGGAAATTTGCTCCATATGGGCGCGCCAACTCATGGAGGCCTCCAACAAGGAAATCTTCTCGAACGTCCGCCGCAAAATCATCGCCATGGATTGA
- the folD gene encoding bifunctional methylenetetrahydrofolate dehydrogenase/methenyltetrahydrofolate cyclohydrolase FolD encodes MNQPRILDGKAIASTVLEECRAETAELKAKGITPGLAVVLVGSDPASAVYVGSKARTCAELGFHSVKIELPAETTQEELLKVVADLNADPAVHGILVQSPPPPHIDEETVIRAIAPHKDVDGFHPENVAKLALEDASGFVPCTPAGCMKLLEVSGIDTNGAEAVVIGRSMIVGKPMALLLVGKSSNATVTVAHSRSRDLAAICRRADILIAAVGRPDMVKADWVKPGAVVIDVGINRVADASCKSGHRLTGDVDFGEVAPRCAAITPVPGGVGPMTIAMLMKNTIKAARQSGQA; translated from the coding sequence ATGAACCAACCCCGCATCCTCGATGGCAAGGCCATCGCCTCCACCGTGCTCGAAGAATGCCGTGCAGAGACGGCGGAACTCAAGGCGAAGGGGATCACGCCCGGCCTCGCCGTGGTGCTCGTCGGCAGCGACCCCGCGTCCGCCGTTTACGTAGGCTCGAAGGCCCGCACCTGCGCGGAGCTCGGCTTTCACTCGGTGAAAATCGAGCTGCCGGCGGAAACGACCCAGGAAGAGTTGCTGAAGGTGGTTGCGGATCTGAATGCGGATCCTGCCGTCCACGGCATTCTCGTCCAGTCACCGCCGCCGCCGCACATCGATGAGGAAACGGTCATCAGAGCCATTGCTCCGCACAAGGATGTCGATGGCTTCCACCCGGAGAACGTCGCCAAGCTGGCATTGGAAGATGCTAGCGGTTTCGTCCCCTGCACGCCGGCCGGCTGCATGAAATTGCTGGAAGTTTCCGGGATCGATACCAATGGGGCGGAGGCGGTTGTGATCGGGCGCTCCATGATCGTCGGCAAGCCAATGGCCCTTTTGCTGGTTGGGAAAAGCTCCAACGCCACCGTTACGGTTGCGCACTCACGTTCCAGGGACTTGGCAGCGATCTGCCGCCGTGCCGACATACTCATCGCCGCCGTCGGCCGCCCGGATATGGTCAAGGCGGATTGGGTCAAGCCCGGTGCCGTCGTGATCGATGTGGGCATCAACCGCGTGGCGGACGCATCCTGTAAATCCGGTCATCGGCTCACCGGGGATGTTGATTTCGGGGAGGTGGCACCGCGCTGCGCCGCCATCACCCCGGTGCCGGGCGGGGTTGGCCCGATGACCATCGCCATGCTCATGAAGAACACCATCAAGGCGGCGAGGCAATCCGGCCAGGCCTGA
- a CDS encoding agmatine deiminase family protein — MPAEWSPQSATWLSWPVADPRHWGGAKDALIREKFAEIAAAISRFQTVRINAPGASHPSIAAACNTAKADPANLELFDHPNNDVWCRDHGPIFVKNQSGHIAVTDWEFNAWGGKFGPWDLDNAIPGRIAASLSLPRFEGGMILEGGAIEVNGRGQLLTTEAVLLNPNRNPHLSRENTEQKLRDTLGITEILWLEQGIEGDDTDGHIDDLARFASEDIILACEEPDTSSPNHPALAGNMTRLKNFLTPSGKPYEILPIHLPQACEIPGWRLPVLPASYVNFLIINHAVLVPTFRQHKNDDRALGIIAELFPGREAIPIDCLDLVQEGGTLHCISQQQPAKSDS; from the coding sequence ATGCCCGCCGAGTGGTCCCCCCAATCCGCAACCTGGCTCTCCTGGCCGGTCGCGGATCCCCGCCATTGGGGTGGAGCGAAGGATGCCCTGATCCGGGAAAAATTCGCGGAGATCGCCGCCGCCATATCGCGCTTTCAGACAGTCCGCATCAATGCGCCCGGAGCCTCCCATCCGAGCATCGCGGCCGCCTGCAACACCGCCAAGGCGGATCCTGCAAACCTGGAGTTGTTCGACCACCCCAACAACGATGTCTGGTGCAGGGATCACGGCCCCATCTTCGTGAAAAACCAAAGCGGCCATATCGCCGTCACCGATTGGGAATTCAACGCATGGGGCGGAAAATTCGGCCCATGGGATCTCGATAACGCCATCCCTGGGCGCATTGCCGCATCCCTCAGCTTGCCGCGCTTCGAGGGCGGCATGATCCTCGAAGGCGGTGCCATCGAGGTCAACGGCCGCGGTCAGCTCCTCACCACCGAGGCAGTCCTCCTCAACCCCAACCGCAACCCCCATCTCTCCCGCGAAAATACCGAGCAAAAGCTCCGCGACACCCTTGGCATCACAGAAATCCTCTGGCTGGAACAAGGCATCGAGGGCGATGATACGGACGGCCACATCGACGATCTCGCCCGCTTCGCCTCGGAGGACATCATCCTGGCTTGCGAGGAGCCGGACACCTCATCTCCAAACCACCCTGCCCTCGCCGGGAACATGACCCGCCTGAAAAACTTCCTCACCCCTTCCGGAAAACCCTACGAAATCCTCCCCATCCACTTGCCTCAGGCCTGCGAGATCCCCGGCTGGCGGCTGCCCGTACTCCCCGCCTCCTACGTGAATTTCCTCATCATCAACCACGCCGTCCTCGTCCCCACCTTTCGCCAGCACAAAAACGACGACCGCGCCCTCGGCATCATCGCCGAGCTATTCCCCGGCAGGGAAGCCATCCCCATCGACTGCCTCGACCTGGTTCAGGAAGGCGGCACCTTGCATTGCATCTCCCAGCAACAGCCCGCGAAATCCGACAGCTAG
- a CDS encoding arylsulfatase gives MKSIFLGILLLTPLSAKPNIIYIITDDMGYGDLSCYGQKNFKTPHIDKLAASGIRFTRHYSGATVCAPSRCSLMTGKDGGHAAIRGNGPFELPAEETNVAAIAQKAGYNMAMIGKSCVTGDTQTPETVLARGFGFFYGTTSHRDGHFRYPEFIYRNTEKIEFPGNKLHTGTDYDADLYTKEALGYIAEQKAEKPFFMILSYPIPHASVVATDEALQKARPLVADEVGLKKSGHYTATPEVKANYIGMMTILDDAVGSLVARLDEQGLLDDTLIMLTSDNGPHFEGGYRPELLDSNGPLRGGKRDLYEGGIRVPFIASWPAAIKAGGTTAHPSAFWDFLPTVCDLTGQPLPEGIQGISFLPTLTGKGEQAKHPHLYWEFHEQGIRRAIQSGDWKLVQYNLSKPAATTTELYDLGKDIGEGNDLSDGNPEKVAELLKLMSTARKPVADFPVQSLD, from the coding sequence ATGAAATCCATATTCCTAGGCATCCTGCTCCTCACCCCGCTTTCCGCAAAACCTAACATCATCTACATCATCACAGATGACATGGGCTACGGGGATCTCTCCTGTTACGGTCAGAAAAATTTCAAGACACCGCACATCGACAAGCTCGCGGCAAGCGGCATCCGTTTCACCCGCCACTACTCCGGCGCGACGGTCTGCGCACCATCCCGTTGCTCGCTGATGACAGGAAAGGATGGTGGCCACGCGGCCATCCGCGGAAACGGCCCCTTCGAGCTTCCGGCGGAGGAAACGAACGTCGCGGCGATCGCGCAGAAGGCGGGCTATAACATGGCGATGATAGGCAAGTCCTGCGTGACCGGCGACACCCAGACACCGGAGACCGTGCTCGCCAGGGGCTTCGGTTTTTTCTACGGCACCACCAGCCACAGGGACGGGCATTTCCGCTACCCGGAGTTCATCTATCGAAATACCGAGAAAATCGAGTTCCCCGGCAACAAGCTCCACACCGGCACCGACTACGATGCGGATCTCTACACCAAGGAAGCGCTCGGCTACATCGCGGAGCAGAAGGCGGAAAAGCCTTTTTTCATGATCCTTTCCTACCCAATACCCCATGCCTCGGTGGTCGCCACGGATGAGGCACTGCAAAAAGCCCGCCCGCTCGTGGCGGATGAGGTCGGCCTGAAAAAATCCGGCCACTACACCGCCACCCCGGAGGTGAAGGCGAACTACATCGGCATGATGACAATCCTCGACGATGCCGTCGGCTCCCTCGTTGCCCGGCTGGATGAGCAGGGTCTGCTAGATGATACCCTGATCATGCTCACCAGCGACAACGGCCCACACTTCGAGGGTGGCTACAGGCCGGAGTTGCTCGATTCCAACGGCCCGCTGCGGGGCGGGAAACGAGATCTCTATGAGGGCGGCATCCGGGTCCCTTTCATCGCGTCATGGCCAGCCGCGATCAAGGCGGGCGGCACCACGGCCCATCCCTCCGCGTTCTGGGATTTCCTGCCCACCGTCTGCGATCTGACAGGCCAGCCCCTGCCGGAAGGGATCCAGGGCATTTCCTTCCTGCCCACGCTCACCGGCAAGGGCGAGCAGGCGAAACACCCCCATCTCTATTGGGAATTCCATGAGCAAGGCATACGCCGTGCCATCCAGTCGGGCGATTGGAAGCTGGTGCAATACAACCTTTCCAAGCCTGCGGCTACGACCACGGAACTCTACGACCTCGGCAAGGATATCGGCGAAGGCAACGACCTTTCCGATGGGAATCCGGAGAAGGTCGCGGAGTTGCTCAAACTCATGTCCACCGCCCGCAAGCCGGTCGCCGACTTCCCGGTCCAGTCCCTGGATTAG
- a CDS encoding pyrimidine/purine nucleoside phosphorylase: MNPFQNVTADPVANVYFDGKVVSHSIHFPDGTKKTLGIIYPGTYHFGTGAPELMEITDGSCEVSIDGSGSTRFVPTDESFEVPGNSGFTITVNSGICQYVCSFLAP, encoded by the coding sequence ATGAACCCCTTCCAAAACGTCACCGCAGATCCCGTCGCAAACGTCTATTTCGATGGTAAGGTCGTCTCCCACTCCATCCATTTCCCGGACGGAACCAAAAAGACCCTCGGCATCATCTACCCTGGCACCTACCACTTCGGCACCGGCGCACCGGAGCTGATGGAAATCACCGACGGCTCCTGCGAGGTCAGCATCGACGGCTCCGGAAGCACCCGCTTCGTCCCCACGGACGAATCCTTCGAAGTGCCCGGAAACAGCGGCTTCACCATCACCGTGAATTCCGGCATCTGCCAATACGTCTGCTCCTTCCTCGCACCCTGA
- a CDS encoding FKBP-type peptidyl-prolyl cis-trans isomerase has product MAACSTPKAAMPQTPEDVAAAPADAQTTASGLASKVLEVGNGETKPKATDHVTVHYSGWTTDGKLFDSSVQRGQPTSFPLDGVIAGWTEGLQLMVEGEKRRFWIPARMAYGENPGRGYPAGTLVFDVELIRIGK; this is encoded by the coding sequence ATGGCCGCATGTTCCACCCCAAAAGCAGCCATGCCCCAAACACCCGAAGACGTAGCCGCCGCCCCCGCAGACGCCCAGACCACGGCCTCAGGCCTTGCCTCCAAAGTCCTTGAAGTCGGCAATGGCGAGACCAAACCCAAGGCCACGGATCATGTCACCGTTCATTACTCCGGCTGGACGACGGATGGAAAGCTCTTCGATTCCTCGGTGCAGCGCGGCCAGCCCACCTCCTTCCCGCTCGACGGTGTCATCGCCGGCTGGACGGAAGGCCTTCAGCTCATGGTCGAGGGTGAGAAGCGCCGTTTTTGGATCCCCGCAAGAATGGCCTACGGCGAGAATCCTGGTCGCGGCTACCCTGCCGGGACACTGGTTTTCGATGTCGAACTCATCCGGATCGGAAAATGA
- a CDS encoding rhodanese-like domain-containing protein, translating to MSNPSKRQVGATLRGIRFAWPALFSAMLLSCAEPPEKPIPALKPAPAAPENGTPVQTLAAPMQPGSVTRMPLGDLYQLVQSNAALIYDVRPAIYFRMGHIPGAVSWPKSKLAADLPANEARIRSANSANTPVVIYCTDFACPDAVSVANALAARGHRVSVLQGGYEAWKIANG from the coding sequence ATGAGCAACCCATCGAAAAGACAAGTCGGAGCAACCCTGCGCGGAATCCGTTTCGCATGGCCAGCCCTGTTTTCCGCCATGCTCCTTTCCTGCGCCGAGCCTCCGGAAAAACCCATACCCGCGCTCAAGCCCGCCCCCGCAGCGCCGGAAAACGGAACCCCTGTCCAGACACTCGCAGCCCCCATGCAGCCGGGCAGCGTAACCCGCATGCCCCTCGGCGATCTTTACCAGCTCGTCCAGAGCAACGCCGCGCTCATCTATGATGTCCGGCCCGCGATCTATTTCAGGATGGGGCACATTCCCGGAGCCGTCAGCTGGCCGAAATCCAAGCTTGCCGCCGACCTTCCGGCGAATGAAGCCCGGATCCGCTCCGCCAACTCGGCAAACACACCCGTCGTCATCTACTGCACGGATTTTGCTTGTCCGGACGCGGTCAGCGTAGCAAACGCACTCGCAGCCCGCGGGCATCGCGTATCCGTCCTCCAAGGAGGATACGAAGCCTGGAAAATCGCAAACGGATAA
- a CDS encoding segregation/condensation protein A — METSDYKVQLEIFEGPLDLLLYLIKKDELDIHAISIERITRQYLDYINTFKLLNIDLASEFIVMAANLMYLKSRTLLPRTEQPPEEDAEDDDPRWELIRQLIEYKKFKDAAGFLSIRELEQQGRFAHQPDPGTKPAEEPPALAEVSIFDLIRAFQNVLKRFEESHDFGDIVDDRFTVSDKIEFLLGHFSPGQALTFDALFQTATTKSEVIVTFLAMLELMKLNQFVVRQDHLLGAITVERRTAVEMGHEDVPEAAETAKA; from the coding sequence TTGGAAACTTCCGACTACAAGGTCCAGCTCGAAATCTTCGAGGGCCCGCTCGACCTCCTCCTCTACCTCATCAAGAAGGACGAACTGGACATCCATGCCATCTCCATCGAGCGGATCACAAGGCAGTACCTTGACTACATCAACACCTTCAAGCTCCTCAACATCGACCTCGCATCCGAGTTCATCGTGATGGCGGCGAACCTGATGTACCTGAAATCCCGCACCCTCCTGCCCCGCACCGAGCAGCCTCCGGAGGAGGATGCGGAGGACGACGACCCGCGCTGGGAGCTCATCCGCCAGCTCATCGAATACAAGAAATTCAAGGACGCCGCCGGTTTCCTATCCATCCGGGAGCTGGAGCAGCAAGGCCGGTTCGCCCACCAGCCGGATCCCGGCACCAAGCCCGCCGAGGAGCCCCCGGCGCTGGCGGAGGTCTCCATCTTCGATCTCATCCGCGCCTTCCAGAACGTCCTGAAGCGCTTCGAGGAATCCCACGACTTCGGCGACATCGTCGATGACCGCTTCACTGTATCCGACAAGATCGAGTTCCTGCTCGGTCATTTCAGCCCTGGCCAGGCGCTCACCTTCGACGCCCTTTTTCAGACCGCCACCACGAAATCGGAGGTGATCGTCACCTTCCTCGCGATGCTGGAGCTGATGAAGCTCAACCAGTTCGTCGTCCGCCAGGATCACCTGCTGGGAGCCATCACCGTCGAGCGCCGCACCGCCGTGGAAATGGGTCACGAGGATGTCCCGGAAGCAGCCGAAACCGCCAAGGCCTGA
- the nagB gene encoding glucosamine-6-phosphate deaminase — translation MEIIIQETKQQASDVAARLIAKLITEKPDCVLGLATGSTPLPLYRRLIEMKLDWGKVTTFNLDEYIGLPREHPQTYHTFMWENLFHHVNINADNVHIPDGNAADIPAFCQEYEERIKAAGGIDLQVLGIGTDGHIGFNEPTSSLASRTRIKTLTEQTCKDNARFFGSEEKVPNHVITMGIGTIMEARTNLLLAFGENKAQAIAEAVEGPVTSINPASALQMHPVVKVLIDAPAASKLERIDYFRWVHDNKPDWQKI, via the coding sequence ATGGAAATCATCATCCAGGAAACCAAGCAGCAAGCCTCCGATGTCGCCGCCCGCCTCATCGCGAAGCTCATCACGGAAAAGCCGGATTGTGTCCTGGGGCTCGCCACCGGCAGCACTCCCCTGCCACTCTACCGGCGGCTCATCGAGATGAAACTCGACTGGGGCAAGGTCACAACCTTCAACCTCGACGAATACATCGGACTCCCCCGCGAGCACCCGCAGACCTACCATACCTTCATGTGGGAAAACCTTTTCCACCACGTCAACATCAACGCGGACAACGTGCACATCCCGGACGGGAACGCCGCTGACATCCCGGCGTTCTGCCAGGAATACGAGGAACGCATCAAGGCCGCCGGTGGCATCGACCTACAGGTGCTTGGCATAGGCACCGACGGCCACATCGGTTTCAACGAACCGACATCCTCCCTCGCCTCCCGCACCCGCATCAAGACCCTCACCGAGCAGACCTGCAAGGACAACGCCCGCTTCTTCGGCAGCGAGGAAAAGGTGCCGAACCACGTCATCACCATGGGCATAGGCACCATCATGGAAGCGCGCACCAACCTCCTCCTGGCCTTCGGCGAAAACAAGGCTCAGGCCATCGCCGAGGCCGTCGAGGGACCTGTCACCTCCATCAATCCCGCCTCGGCTCTCCAGATGCATCCCGTCGTGAAAGTCCTCATCGATGCCCCGGCGGCAAGCAAGCTGGAGCGCATCGACTACTTCCGCTGGGTCCATGACAACAAGCCTGACTGGCAGAAAATCTAG
- the recF gene encoding DNA replication and repair protein RecF (All proteins in this family for which functions are known are DNA-binding proteins that assist the filamentation of RecA onto DNA for the initiation of recombination or recombinational repair.): MIQHLRLQNFRCFGALAMEAAPEGVILIGDNAQGKTSLLEAVCTLVRLHSPRSNRFNTLTKFSTPGFGIAGNPWGQERKIRNLAKGLLLEVDGEERKSRTGYLADGGLVVWMGNEDLGLIRGPGEARRHFLDFLGAQLDPRYRTAYTRYRRALRAKNLLLKEPKLRLPELLAYEEILIEHGTYLTESRRCLVEDISPLVAAAQLDISGKNEALTLSYLPASGPSMKDSILQARQRETAQRQAVIGPHRDDVSIRLHGMPASEFASEGQQRTIALALKLAQGDLLHRRCEKSPIYLLDDIFGELDPARRNALLRHLPPHAQKFITTTHLGWLKETDAIPGLPVMEVQGGAVRAV; this comes from the coding sequence GTGATCCAGCACCTCCGCCTCCAGAATTTTCGCTGCTTCGGCGCCCTGGCCATGGAGGCTGCGCCGGAGGGTGTCATCCTTATCGGCGACAACGCGCAGGGTAAAACCTCCCTGCTGGAGGCCGTCTGCACCCTGGTCCGCCTGCACTCCCCGCGAAGCAACCGCTTCAACACGCTCACGAAATTCTCCACCCCCGGCTTCGGCATTGCAGGCAACCCATGGGGGCAGGAAAGGAAGATACGCAACCTTGCCAAAGGGCTTTTGCTGGAAGTCGATGGGGAGGAGCGGAAATCCCGCACCGGATACCTCGCCGACGGCGGGCTGGTCGTCTGGATGGGCAACGAGGATCTCGGCCTGATCCGCGGCCCGGGGGAGGCTCGCAGGCATTTCCTCGATTTCCTCGGAGCCCAGCTCGATCCGCGATACCGCACCGCATACACCCGTTACCGCCGTGCCCTCAGGGCGAAGAACCTCCTCCTCAAGGAGCCGAAGCTGCGCCTGCCGGAGCTGCTTGCCTATGAGGAAATTCTCATCGAGCACGGCACCTACCTGACGGAAAGCCGCCGCTGTCTTGTCGAGGACATCTCGCCCCTCGTCGCCGCCGCGCAGCTCGACATTTCGGGCAAAAACGAAGCCCTCACGCTCTCCTACCTGCCCGCCTCCGGCCCATCGATGAAGGATTCCATCCTCCAGGCGCGCCAGCGCGAGACGGCACAGCGGCAGGCGGTGATCGGCCCGCACCGCGACGATGTTTCCATCCGCCTCCACGGGATGCCCGCCTCGGAATTCGCCAGCGAGGGGCAGCAGCGCACCATCGCTCTGGCGCTCAAGCTCGCCCAAGGGGATCTGCTCCACAGGCGCTGTGAGAAATCCCCCATCTACCTGCTCGACGATATCTTCGGTGAGCTGGATCCCGCCCGCCGCAATGCCCTGCTACGCCACCTTCCGCCCCACGCCCAGAAATTCATAACCACCACCCATCTCGGCTGGCTGAAGGAGACAGATGCGATTCCCGGCCTGCCGGTCATGGAAGTCCAGGGCGGCGCGGTGCGGGCGGTTTGA
- a CDS encoding TonB-dependent receptor, whose protein sequence is MPSALCRTNATCRALSGLAALTLCGHLPAETENDLDTLVVSATRLPGKSAESTSAVTVLDPLELSERGILDLRQALNEVPGVNSTSTSGQTGAIGSVFLRGTATSYSQLVVDGVRLSDSTVSLGNFFSGARLDDLGRIEVLRGPHAAIHGGEAVGGVIWLETARGAGDPAARLRLEGGSFDTFNGHLSHSGAQDGFSWFLGAGYDGTHNDAIAQDFDQARTAMRLEWAQSEDLTLGMTFRATDSRFQYDFFGTNTDHTDAGLATFYANARFTPGWLARFTLGRYVERYDNDTAFGNYGSDQERTVFSTDHSMELGERHKLLAGAFWEHTDFSNTIGTANVAQRYGAHLGWEWKSTESVTADAVLRWEDYAEYEDQVTWRMGGSWQALGETRIRAGIGKAFRTPTYLDLFGTAFGAGNQNLAAEQSLGWDMGVEQGMGGGRIVSLTYFENSIDNRIRSFPTPPVNLPGETPTRGLEFAAAGPLCENVGMRLAWTWLGASLQDQPENTVTASLDWRPAEKVLLGCGAGYVAERSYGGAPLDAFLLLRIHASYALTDHVTLHARIENLADEDYELSRFGNPIRGAGFGAFTGLTASF, encoded by the coding sequence ATGCCGTCCGCGCTATGCCGGACGAACGCGACATGCCGTGCCCTCTCCGGGCTTGCGGCGCTCACCCTCTGCGGACACCTGCCTGCGGAGACCGAAAACGATCTCGACACCCTTGTCGTCTCCGCAACGAGACTGCCGGGAAAATCCGCGGAGAGCACATCGGCGGTGACTGTCCTCGATCCGCTTGAACTTTCGGAACGGGGTATCCTAGACCTCCGCCAGGCGCTCAACGAGGTGCCGGGCGTCAACTCAACCTCGACGTCCGGACAGACGGGTGCCATCGGCTCCGTCTTCCTGCGCGGCACCGCCACTTCGTATTCCCAGCTCGTCGTGGATGGGGTGCGTCTCAGCGACTCCACCGTCTCCTTGGGAAACTTCTTCTCCGGCGCAAGGCTCGATGATCTCGGCCGAATTGAGGTGCTGCGCGGCCCGCACGCGGCGATCCATGGCGGCGAGGCTGTCGGCGGGGTGATCTGGCTGGAAACCGCTCGCGGCGCGGGAGACCCTGCGGCGCGGCTCCGGCTGGAGGGCGGATCCTTCGATACATTCAACGGCCATCTCTCTCACTCCGGGGCACAGGACGGCTTTTCCTGGTTCCTCGGCGCGGGCTACGACGGAACACACAACGACGCGATCGCACAGGACTTCGACCAAGCCCGCACAGCGATGCGGCTTGAATGGGCGCAATCGGAAGACCTCACGCTAGGCATGACCTTCCGCGCCACGGACTCGCGATTCCAGTATGATTTTTTCGGCACGAACACCGACCATACCGATGCAGGTCTGGCCACGTTCTACGCGAATGCGCGTTTCACCCCCGGCTGGCTGGCGCGCTTCACGCTGGGCCGCTATGTGGAACGCTATGACAACGACACCGCGTTCGGGAACTACGGCTCCGATCAGGAACGGACCGTGTTTTCCACTGATCACAGCATGGAGCTGGGCGAGCGCCACAAGCTCCTGGCCGGTGCCTTCTGGGAACACACGGATTTCTCAAACACGATAGGCACGGCCAACGTCGCGCAGCGCTACGGTGCGCACCTCGGCTGGGAGTGGAAATCGACCGAGTCCGTCACGGCGGATGCGGTTCTGCGCTGGGAGGACTACGCCGAGTATGAGGATCAGGTGACGTGGCGCATGGGCGGCTCTTGGCAGGCTCTCGGGGAGACCCGGATCCGCGCCGGCATCGGCAAGGCATTCCGCACCCCCACCTACCTCGATCTCTTCGGCACCGCCTTCGGTGCCGGGAATCAGAACCTCGCCGCTGAGCAAAGCTTAGGCTGGGACATGGGTGTGGAGCAGGGGATGGGCGGCGGTCGAATCGTTTCCCTGACATATTTTGAAAACTCCATCGACAACCGGATCCGATCCTTCCCGACCCCGCCCGTGAACCTCCCCGGGGAAACCCCCACCCGGGGCCTGGAATTCGCCGCCGCCGGGCCGCTCTGCGAAAACGTTGGGATGCGCCTTGCATGGACATGGCTCGGCGCCTCCTTGCAGGATCAGCCGGAAAACACCGTCACTGCATCGCTTGACTGGCGGCCTGCGGAAAAAGTCCTGCTCGGCTGCGGTGCCGGCTACGTGGCGGAGCGCTCCTACGGCGGCGCCCCACTCGATGCCTTTTTGCTGCTGCGCATCCATGCCAGCTATGCGCTCACCGATCACGTGACTCTCCACGCCCGCATCGAGAATCTTGCCGACGAGGATTACGAACTCTCACGTTTCGGGAACCCTATCCGGGGCGCAGGGTTCGGCGCATTCACAGGCCTGACCGCGAGCTTCTGA